The Rhodothermales bacterium genome contains the following window.
CGAGGATTTCCATCCAGCGGCCGCCGTCCGGCAGGGAATCATCCTTCCACCAGATGTCGACTTCGGCGCTGGGTTCGGTGAAGGGGAAGAAGGAGGGACGGAAGCGCATGCGCACATCGTCCCCGAAGATCTCGCGTGCGAACGCGTGCAGGACCTGCTTGAGGTCCGCGAGCGAAACGCCCTTGTCCACGTAAAGGCCTTCCACCTGATGGAACAGGCAGAACGACTTGTAGGAGATGGCCTCGTTGCGGTAGACCCGGCCCGGTGCAATGATGCGGATGGGCGGCGGGTTCTGCTGCATGACGCGGATCTGCACTGGTGAGGTGTGGGTGCGCAGGAGCACACCCTTGCCTGCGTCATCCGGGGCGTCCAGCCAGAACGTGTCCTGCATGTCCCTGGCCGGATGATCCGGCGGGAAGTTCAGGGCACCGAAGTTGTGCCAGTCGTCCTCGATCTCCGGACCCTCGGCCACGGCAAAGCCGAAGGACTCGAGCACCCTGCGGATCTCGCGTTCGGTCTGCGTGATGGGATGCAGGCTTCCGAGGCTGCGGCTGATGCCGGGTAGCGACAGGTCGATGTCCACCGGCGCGGCGCGCTCGGCTGCCTTGAGGGCCTCCTGTGCATCCGCGATGCGCGATTCCACCGTGCGCTTGAGAGCGTTGACCCGTTGGCCGTAGGCCTTGCGGTTCTCGGGCGCCACCGACGGGATGCCTTTCAGCAGTTCGGTGATCTTGCCCTGCTTCTTGCTCAGGTAGCGGATGCGGAACGCGTCGATCTGCTCGGCCGAGTCCAGCGCTTCCTGCTGCACGGCGCCTTCAAGTTCGGCGAAGGTGCTGTCGAGGGGGTCTGACATGGATTGATGCGATAAAACAGAAAATCCCGCCGTGGCCATGGCCGCGACGGGATTTCCGAAACACTCAGAGTCCGGCAGGCGGCAATGACTAGCTAAGCCGCCCGATAAATCGTGTCGAGTGCCGGGTCTTGGTCATGACTACTTCGATGCGGTCTCAACCACTTTGGAAAACGCCTTGGGATCGTTCATGGCGAGATCAGCCAGCACCTTGCGGTTCAGCGTGATGTCGGCCTTGCGGAGCGAGCCCAGGAAACGCGAATACGACGTGCCGTTAAGGCGAGCCGCAGCGTTGATGCGGGTGATCCAGAGGCGGCGGAACTGACGCTTGCGCTGCCGGCGGTCCCGGTACTGGTACTGGAGCGCCTTCTCGACGGCGTTCTTGGCGACGGTGTAAATGTTGCGGCGGCGGCCCCAATAGCCTTTGGCCATGGCCATGATCCGCTTCCGGCGGGCGCGGCTCGCAACTCTATTCTTTGCGCGTGGCATGCTGCTCTATCTGTTTACGACTGGATGAGCCGCTTCATGCGGGGCTCGTCCGCCTTGTCGACCAGAGTCGTCTCCCGAAGATTTCTCTTCCGCTTGGGGCTCTTCTTGGTCAGAATGTGGCTGTGAAACGCCTTCTTTCGCTTCAGACGGCCCGAACCGGTCACTGAGAACCGCTTCTTGGCGCCGCTGTTGCTCTTCATTTTCGGCATGATATCTATCCGGCTGGAGGCCGTTTTGTGCAGTTGCCGAGGGGCAATTGCGCTTTATCCAGAGCCGACTAAAGTACGAATCCAGGCTTGGTTTCGCCAAGATCGTATGAGGCTCCGGCGGGAAGAAGCAGTGAAGCAGGGGGGCGTTCGGCCTCGGGCTCGGCGACCGCTTCAGCGCGGCTATGCGCTACGGCTTCTTCTTGTTCGGACTCAGGATGGTCGCCATGCGGCGGCCCTCCATGCGCGGCTCCTGGTCAATCCGGGCCAGGTCCTGCAGTTCGCTCATGAACCGCGCCAGGATTTCCATGCCGTGGTCCTTGTACACGATGTCTCGACCGCGGAACTGTACGTATGCGCGCACCTTGTGACCGTGCTCAAGGAAATTCTTGGCGTGCTTGACCTTGAACTCGAAGTCGTGCGTGTCGGTGTGCGGGCGGAAGCGGATCTCCTTGAGCTCCGCGTTATGCGACTTCTTGCGCATCTCCTTTTCCCGCTTCTGCTGCTCGTACTTGTACTTGCCGTAATCCATGATCTTGCAGACCGGTGGATCGGCGTTCGGGGAGATTTCGACCAGGTCGAGCTGCTGGTCCTGGGCCATCCGAAGGGCTTCACGGGTTTCGTAGACGCCGTGGTTGCCTTTGGGATCAACGACGCGGACCCGCGGGGCGCGGATGCCGTCGTTCACTCGTACTCGTTGCTTGGAGATAGTCTTCGTTCAGTTAGTGATCGGGCGGGCGGAAACAGGCCTGGAAGCAAAAGCCTCGCCAAACACCGTGATACCGCAGGCGATACCCCGGAGTTTCGCACGCATATTACGCGCTGGAGGCTATTTCCACTATGAGGCCGCCTGCGCCGTCACCTGATTCTCACGGGCGATGTGGTCCAGGAATGCCTGGATGTCCATCGAGCCCTGATCGCCTTCGCCGTGCCGGCGCACCGCGACCGTACCGGATTCCATCTCACGGCCACCGACAACAAGCATGTAGGGGACCTTCTGCATTTCGGCCGAGCGGATTTTGTAGCCCACTTTTTCGTTGCGCAGATCGGTCTCCACGCGGATGCCGGCTTCCTGCAGTTTGGCCGCCACTTCCTGGGCGTACCCCTCGAAATCCTGCCCCACGGGCAGTACGGCAACCTGCACGGGGGCCAGCCATACCGGGAAGTTGCCGCCGCAATGCTCGATCAGTACGCCGATGAAGCGCTCGAGCGAGCCGAACGGAGCGCGGTGGATCATCACGGGGCGATGCTTCTCGTTGTCCGCGCCGGTGTACCAGAGGTCGAAGCGCTCCGGCAGGTTGTAGTCGATCTGGATCGTGCCCAGCTGCCAGGAGCGACCAAGCGCGTCCTTGACCATGAAGTCCAGCTTGGGGCCGTAGAAGGCGGCCTCGCCGACCTCCTCTACCGTGTCCAGGCCCATCTCCTGAGCGGCCTCGCGGATGCTCTGCTCGGCGACGTCCCACAGTTCGGCACTGCCGACATACTTGTCCGGGTTGTCCGGGTCGCGCAGGGACACCTGTGCCGTGAAGTCGGAAAATCCGAGCGAACGGAAGACGAGCAGTGTGAGGTCGATAACGTCCTTGAACTCGGCCTTCACCTGATCGGGCATGCAGAAGAGGTGGGCGTCGTCGACGGTGAAGCCCCGCACGCGGGTGAGGCCGCCCAGCTCACCGGACTGCTCGTACCGGTAGACGGTGCCGAACTCCGCCAGACGTACTGGCAGCTCGCGATAGGAACGCGGCCGCGCATCGTACACCTGGGTGTGGTGCGGACAGTTCATGGGCTTGAGGAGGTAGCCGTCCTCCTCGTCATCCATCATGGGTGGGAACTGCGAGTCGCTGTAATACGGGTAGTGGCCTGAAGTCCGGTACAGGTCCAATCGCCCGATATGCGGCGTGATGACTGGCAGGTACCCGCGGCGAAGCTGCTCCTGCTTGAGGAAATCCACCAGCGTCTCGCGCACCATCGTGCCCTTGGGCAACCAGAGCGGCAGGCCGGAGCCGACCTTCTGGCTGAAGGTGAAAAGCTCCAGCTCCTTGCCCAGCTTGCGATGGTCGCGCTGGCGGGCGAGCTCCAGCATCTCCAGAAACTCGTCCAGCTGCGCCTTCTTGGGGAAGGTGATGCCGTAGAGGCGGGTCAGCTGCGGGCGATCCGAGTCGCCGCGCCAGTAGGCCCCGGCTACATTCAGGATCTTCGGGTTCTTGAGGTTCTTGCTGGAACGCACGTGCGGACCCCGGCAGAGGTCCACGAAATCACCCTGCTGGTAGAAGGTGATCGTGCCGTCCTCGAGCTCCTCGATCAGCTCCAGCTTGTACTCGTCGCCTTTTTCGGAGAAGTAGGCGTGGGCCTCGTCCTTGGAGACCTCGCGGCGCTCGAACTCCACGTTCCGGCGCGCGAGTCCCGTCATCTTCTTCTCGATGGCTTCCAGGTCCTCCGGGCCGAGGGTGCGGTCTCCGAGGTCCACGTCATAGTAGAAGCCCTTATCGATCGAGGGTCCGATGCCGAACTTGACACCCGGGTACAGCGCTTCGAGCGCCTCTGCCATGAGATGCGCGCTGGAGTGCCAGTACGTGGCACGGCCCTGATCGTCATTCCAGGTGAAGACCTGGAAATCGGCGTCCTCTTCAATGGGCCGGTTGAGGTCCCGCGTCTCGCCGTTAACGCCGACGGAAAGCGCATTGCGGGCCAGTCCCTCCGAGATGGAGCGGGCCACATCGAATCCCGTCACGCCGCTGTCAAAGGAGCGTTGGGAGCCGTCGGGAAAAGTCAGGGTGATGGTGTTTGCCATGAGTGCCGTTCGATCAAGCCGGCGAAATCTAGCCGATTGGGAGGGGGGAGTCTGTGGATCTTCGGGTCAGAATCCGAAGCCGGAGGTGCCGGTGCCCCGGCTGGGCGGCGTTCGGCGCGGCACTTCCTCATCGTCCAGAATGCGATTCAGGATGGCGGGCGTGATCTGGTGTTCGGCGCAGATCTCCTCGCGCGTCATGTCGGAGTCCAGATAATCCGCGACGACAGCGCGGACCAGTTCCTGATCCAGGGGCTGCTTGCGCGGGCGCGGCGGCTCGCCGTGCACCTTGAGCACCTTGATGAGCAGGCTCACCGGGATGTGGAACTGGTCGCAGATTTCCTTCTGTGTCAGGCCTTCCCGGGCGGCATCGATCAGGCGATAGTCACGCACGCCGTACTCATACTGCCGCTCCAGCGCGCCGGACTCCAGCAGAATCCTGCGCACCTTGTATTCCTGCATGCCAATAAGGCGGGCGATGCTGGCCGCGCCGAGTCCTTCGCCGTGCAGTCGGTGGATTTTATGCCACGTTTCGCTTCGCATAGAAAACGGGAAACGCGTGAGCGTGGCGGAGGTGCCGGGGAGTTTTCCACAGGGGGGCGCTGTGGCGCTCGGGCGGGGCGTGGCGCTGGCGCGGGGTGCGGGCGGTCCGTGGCGCGGGGCGCGCGGCGTGGCACTGGCGCGGGGTGCGGGGCCCGCCGCGATCGATCCGCCGCCGAACTGGAATCGGGGGGCTGGATTCCACATCTTCGGCACCCAGGCAGGCCGAGATGTCGAAGAGTGCCCCCGTTTTCGATATCGAGACCAGACGCGGAGGATCAATTATGGAAACAGGAGGGTGATTCCATGTCGTGTCACTCGGTTGGGCGCCATCGGGAGGTGCCCGTCAGCCGAACCGCATCAGTCACTTCTACGCCGCTGGCGTTGTACGGGTACGAATCCAGGGTAGACGGCTGCACGAGCCGGAGCCGTGGTCGGTAAGCGAACTCGTCAGCTATTGCCTGATGCAGGAGCCGTGAGGGTCTTGGGGCGATGCCTAAACCTGATCAGGGACCTGGTTCAGTGTGTCCCTTCGGCCGGCTTCAGGTACCGGTCGTACCACTCCAGATAGCGCTCGTACCGGTCCTTCTGATAGGACGGCACCCGTAGTCCGTGCCCCTGCCGGGGATAGACCACGAGCTGCGTCGGCACGCCGAGCTTGCGCAGCGCCTGGTACAACTGCTCCGAGTTCTGAATCGGCACGTTCCAGTCATCCTGCCCGCCCATGAGCAGCGTCGGCGTGGTTACGCGGTCCACGTAGTTGAAGGGGCTGATGCGCTCCCAATTCTCGGCCGTTTCCCCCCATGGCACCCCGAGCTCAGCCACCCATTGCCGCTGGTAGTGGTCGTGGCCGTAGTTGGCCCGGTACAGCACCTCGGAAGCCCCGGAAATGGCTGCCTTGAAGCGATCGGTCTTCGTGATCACATGGTCAGTCAGGATGCCGCCGTAAGACCAGCCCCCGACGCCCAGCCGATCGGGATCGGCCCATCCACGGGCGATGGCGTGGTCAACGCCCGCCATGACGTCCATGAAGTCCGGACCGCCCCAGTCCGCCCAAAGCGCCTGGGAGAAGTCCTGCCCATACCCGCTGGACCCGCGTGGATTGGTCTGCACCACGAGGTAGCCATGCGCGGCAAACAACTGCGCCTCGAAGCTGAAGCGATGCGCGTACTGCGACACGGGGCCACCGTGGATCCGCAGCAGGGTGGGGTAGCGTTGCCCGCTGTCGTATCCAATCGGAAAGGTCACGAAGCCTTCCACGGGGGTGCCATCGGGACTCTCGAACTGGATGTCCTCCACCCGGGCAAGCTCAATGCCGCCCAGAAAATCGGCGTTGACCTGCGACAGCTGCCGAAACGTACCGTCCTCGAGCACGTGGATCTCACCCGGCAGGTCCATCCTGGAAACCAGGGCTGCCGTGACACCGCCGGATACATCGACGCTCGAGACACTCATGGGCCCATCGGCCATGCGCGTGACCCTTCCGGTGCGCGCATCCGCAGAGGCCAGATGGAAGTCTCCCGAGTCCTCCAGAATGAAGCGGATTCT
Protein-coding sequences here:
- a CDS encoding translation initiation factor IF-3, whose amino-acid sequence is MNDGIRAPRVRVVDPKGNHGVYETREALRMAQDQQLDLVEISPNADPPVCKIMDYGKYKYEQQKREKEMRKKSHNAELKEIRFRPHTDTHDFEFKVKHAKNFLEHGHKVRAYVQFRGRDIVYKDHGMEILARFMSELQDLARIDQEPRMEGRRMATILSPNKKKP
- the rpmI gene encoding 50S ribosomal protein L35: MPKMKSNSGAKKRFSVTGSGRLKRKKAFHSHILTKKSPKRKRNLRETTLVDKADEPRMKRLIQS
- a CDS encoding S9 family peptidase; translated protein: MKALPAIVLALLVSTASAQERRALTVDDLFEIHSVGSPAVSPDGEWVAYSVRETSLEEESSETRLWMMPTAGGEAIPLTAKGGSAGSVAWSPDGRYISFTASRDGSKNQVWLLDRRGGEAQQLTEVEQGIGSYAWSPDASKLVLTITDPEEPDTLSGARAKTTKPYVIDRLQFKRDYAGYLTGNRKTHLYLFDVASREVTQLTDGRWDESSPEWSPDGSHIAFVSNRTDDPDTNSNSDIFVIAAEPGAEARRLTTQPGSDWWPSWSPDGSHIAYLRNLEPEIIWYDVNEIAVVDVATAESRSITGRLDRNARSPEFTEDGSRIRFILEDSGDFHLASADARTGRVTRMADGPMSVSSVDVSGGVTAALVSRMDLPGEIHVLEDGTFRQLSQVNADFLGGIELARVEDIQFESPDGTPVEGFVTFPIGYDSGQRYPTLLRIHGGPVSQYAHRFSFEAQLFAAHGYLVVQTNPRGSSGYGQDFSQALWADWGGPDFMDVMAGVDHAIARGWADPDRLGVGGWSYGGILTDHVITKTDRFKAAISGASEVLYRANYGHDHYQRQWVAELGVPWGETAENWERISPFNYVDRVTTPTLLMGGQDDWNVPIQNSEQLYQALRKLGVPTQLVVYPRQGHGLRVPSYQKDRYERYLEWYDRYLKPAEGTH
- the pheS gene encoding phenylalanine--tRNA ligase subunit alpha, whose protein sequence is MSDPLDSTFAELEGAVQQEALDSAEQIDAFRIRYLSKKQGKITELLKGIPSVAPENRKAYGQRVNALKRTVESRIADAQEALKAAERAAPVDIDLSLPGISRSLGSLHPITQTEREIRRVLESFGFAVAEGPEIEDDWHNFGALNFPPDHPARDMQDTFWLDAPDDAGKGVLLRTHTSPVQIRVMQQNPPPIRIIAPGRVYRNEAISYKSFCLFHQVEGLYVDKGVSLADLKQVLHAFAREIFGDDVRMRFRPSFFPFTEPSAEVDIWWKDDSLPDGGRWMEILGSGMVDPEVLKAVNVDPEEYTGYAFGMGVERIAMLRYNISDIRVLYENDVRFLEQFS
- the rplT gene encoding 50S ribosomal protein L20, whose amino-acid sequence is MPRAKNRVASRARRKRIMAMAKGYWGRRRNIYTVAKNAVEKALQYQYRDRRQRKRQFRRLWITRINAAARLNGTSYSRFLGSLRKADITLNRKVLADLAMNDPKAFSKVVETASK
- the thrS gene encoding threonine--tRNA ligase, which codes for MTLTFPDGSQRSFDSGVTGFDVARSISEGLARNALSVGVNGETRDLNRPIEEDADFQVFTWNDDQGRATYWHSSAHLMAEALEALYPGVKFGIGPSIDKGFYYDVDLGDRTLGPEDLEAIEKKMTGLARRNVEFERREVSKDEAHAYFSEKGDEYKLELIEELEDGTITFYQQGDFVDLCRGPHVRSSKNLKNPKILNVAGAYWRGDSDRPQLTRLYGITFPKKAQLDEFLEMLELARQRDHRKLGKELELFTFSQKVGSGLPLWLPKGTMVRETLVDFLKQEQLRRGYLPVITPHIGRLDLYRTSGHYPYYSDSQFPPMMDDEEDGYLLKPMNCPHHTQVYDARPRSYRELPVRLAEFGTVYRYEQSGELGGLTRVRGFTVDDAHLFCMPDQVKAEFKDVIDLTLLVFRSLGFSDFTAQVSLRDPDNPDKYVGSAELWDVAEQSIREAAQEMGLDTVEEVGEAAFYGPKLDFMVKDALGRSWQLGTIQIDYNLPERFDLWYTGADNEKHRPVMIHRAPFGSLERFIGVLIEHCGGNFPVWLAPVQVAVLPVGQDFEGYAQEVAAKLQEAGIRVETDLRNEKVGYKIRSAEMQKVPYMLVVGGREMESGTVAVRRHGEGDQGSMDIQAFLDHIARENQVTAQAAS